A window of Procambarus clarkii isolate CNS0578487 chromosome 69, FALCON_Pclarkii_2.0, whole genome shotgun sequence contains these coding sequences:
- the LOC138355858 gene encoding outer membrane protein A-like → MILITGAEILITGAEILIIGAEILITALEILIIGAEILIVGAEILITALEILIIGAEILIIGAEILITALEILIIGAEILITDAEILITGAEIPITGAEILITGAEILITGAEILITGAEILITGAEILITGAEILITGAEILITALEILIIGAEILITGAEILITGAEILITGAEILITGAEIPITGTEILITGAEILITGAEILITGAEILITGAEILITGAEILITGAEILVTGAEIPITGAEILITGAEILITGAEILVTGAEILITGAKIPITGAEILIIGAEILITGAEILITAAEILITAAEILITGTEIPITATEIPITATEIPQFTTLDTSANEFPPNQIFK, encoded by the coding sequence ATGATACTCATCACTGGTGCAGAGATACTCATCACTGGTGCAGAGATACTCATCATTGGTGCAGAGATACTCATTACTGCTCTAGAGATACTCATCATTGGTGCAGAGATACTCATCGTTGGTGCAGAGATACTCATTACTGCTCTAGAGATACTCATCATTGGTGCAGAGATACTCATCATTGGTGCAGAGATACTCATTACTGCTCTAGAGATACTCATCATTGGTGCAGAGATACTTATCACTGATGCAGAGATACTTATCACTGGTGCAGAGATACCCATCACTGGTGCAGAGATACTCATCACTGGTGCAGAGATACTCATCACTGGTGCAGAGATACTCATCACTGGTGCAGAGATACTCATCACTGGTGCAGAGATACTCATCACTGGTGCAGAGATACTCATCACTGGTGCAGAGATACTCATTACTGCTCTAGAGATACTCATCATTGGTGCAGAGATACTCATCACGGGTGCAGAGATACTCATCACTGGTGCAGAGATACTCATCACGGGTGCAGAGATACTCATCACTGGTGCAGAGATACCCATCACTGGTACAGAGATACTCATCACTGGTGCAGAGATACTCATCACTGGTGCAGAGATACTCATCACTGGTGCAGAGATACTCATCACTGGTGCAGAGATACTCATCACTGGTGCAGAGATACTCATCACTGGTGCAGAGATACTCGTCACTGGTGCAGAGATACCCATCACAGGTGCAGAGATACTCATCACTGGTGCAGAGATACTCATCACTGGTGCAGAGATACTCGTCACTGGTGCAGAGATACTCATCACTGGTGCAAAGATACCCATCACTGGTGCAGAAATACTCATCATTGGTGCAGAGATACTCATCACTGGTGCAGAGATACTCATCACTGCTGCAGAGATACTCATCACTGCTGCAGAGATACTCATCACTGGTACAGAGATACCCATCACTGCTACAGAGATACCCATCACTGCTACAGAGATACCACAGTTCACAACCCTTGACACATCTGCTAACGAGTTCCCTCCAAACCAAATCTTTAAATAA